The nucleotide sequence GttatcaaaatataatttatcctacattttttaaaggaaaatgaaggtgtaggtaCTATAGGTGGTTGTTAAATGCATAGCTTCtctataaaaaatgtgaaaaaacacctgcaagttctgaTCAAACCTCAGACAGGTAAAGAAAAGTAACTCAGAAGTATTACAttgcattactttccataaaaagtaactaagtatggaatttgttaatttttggggggtgggggtgggcaGTAAgttaatattgtaatgcattactttagcATTTATGTTTGAGGTGTTTTAATGTCAGAATTGGTATGCTAGTTCTGTACAACACAGTATACTTAGAGTAGCTTTGTTTCTTTCTCTCAGTTCACTTCTTGAGGATGAAGAGGGACAACAAAGCGACACAGAATCAATAGAAAAAGCCAGTCTGGACAGCGATCATGCAGAAACTAAATTCTCTCACAGTACCCCCCAAATGCAAAGGTAATATGTGAGTTTGGGACACACAGATAGATGTCTTATCACAAAGTTGTGTGATTTAAGTCTGATTTGCTTCTAGAAAAGAGGAACTGAGAGCCAATAGTCCGGAAGACTGTGCTGTGTCCATCCTGATGAGCACTGTTAACAGTGACAGCACTGCTACCATCGAGACAGTAAGTGTTCTTCATCATCCATCACACTCTTCAGCTATGGATTTTCTCTGGCTTAGTTTGCTCATCTTTTGCACTCACCATCTTCTCTGCAAAACAAGGCCTCATTAATTCATCACATGAATGCCTGCTCAGACTCCTTGCGTGATGTTGATGGGCTTTTCAAGAAAAGTGTCAGAAGAGTGCACAAACTATCAGGTAATGTTGTGTTATGAGTATATACTACTGTTCAGAAGGCAGGGATTATAGAGATATGTTTAAATGTAGATTAATTTACAAACtgcaaaattgtaataataattgtttCAAACCACAAATAAATATTAGCAAGTCTATTTTTATGTGCTGTAATAAATTTAGCAACAAGGGGTTAAAAGTTTTTATTGTGTTTCTGATGAAATCAATTTTGAATGgtagtgtatattattttttctttactttgtctTTTAAATATCCGAACACTGTTCACATGTAGAGATTAAACCAGCCTCCACACTTGATTTGCGTGAAGATGCATCAGAAAATACTACACCCTCTATGGGAGATAGAAGCAAGTCTGTTCCTGGCCTTAAtgctgtaagttttttttttttcagagaaattataaaaaaatgaacacatttgcatttaatttttcgCAACTAACTTGATTGCTGTTTCTCACCaggatgatgaggaggaggaggaagatatTGATAACTTGGTCAATATTCACAGGCAGAAATTTGGCAGTAGCATGGGAAGTCTGGGAGGCTCAAGGGTAActcaatttaatataaaataaattctaaacatatatttatgtttatatgtatatatgtatatgtatataattatataatgtatataaggCATGCTCCGATCGATTTGCCAATGATCTATATTGGGTGATAATCACATTTCACGACTCGATCAGTACTCactgacgccccattcacacggggcttcagcatcaacgcttgactgaaggcatgtCTGAAATTGGGGCTaatgcgatcgtcatagcagcgtcagccaatgaaattcagtcagcaataggccactgtcgatctggtgtatttgcatacagcgatctgattgggtGACGCTTCCATCGgggcttgaaaagttgagctagtcccaactactgcagcaagcaacgcctctgaagcgttCACAATGCAGTTCgacaacgcctgacgtcacccattcaaagtgaatgggaagcattgacgctgatgCCCCTTGTGAATGGGGCATGATCTCATGCACCAATCAAAAGTgtttgtttaaaagtttaaaagcatattttttaaattttctattcttttttatcgattatttttttgtaaagctgcttctacCCTTTACatgtatgcaacatccttaatgtATTTTCTTAGGTAAGCTGATATCATTTAAGCATATAAAATATGCTTATGAAATGGCAAAGTTATATAGAGCTTGAAACATCAGAATCGATACTTGGTATCGCCAATCACCAGAACAAGGAATTGTCACTCTGTGTCTGCTGGaaaaatcctgattggagcatccctatATACATAGTGTCTCAAAAAAATCCAAGCAAAATGACTTCTGTCAGAATTTTGTCAAAATACCTctaactttaattatattttataattaaatggcAAATATATGAAATTATGTGATATGTATATGTTTTCTACCTCATCTGATTTATATCACTctattacttttctttttttctctataTTATCTTTGGTTTCACCACACATCTACATCAGCGTTCAagttacaaaaacacaaaaatattgaaacacatataaaaaaactcaatttaaaaCCCTAAGCATACTTAAAGAACCCAGTATTTAAAGaacatttgatttgattaaagGATCTTCAATAATGACATGTGCTTTGGTTAATTCTCATTGAATAAATTTCATTTGGTTGTCTTTGAGCTTTACCTACAATTGCACTGGCAATTTTTTCCTGTAATTACCTTCTTCTTCTGTGTCTTCTTGGCTCAGCACCATGTCTTCAACAGTGGTGATATTTTCAACAGTATGGGCAGTGTGTGGTTGACCACTCTCCGCCACATGACATACTGATCCAGTGCGATCAATTTTCACCAACAAGTAATCCAATCCACTTTTTGTCCAATTTTTAGTCGGAAATTCACGAATAAAACATAAACACTAGCCTTTCAGTTCTCGTAAACCCCAAACTCTCATCTTCATTTAAAACCACTATTTTCATTTAAGCCTTCTGCAGCTAAAAACAAATATGCCATCATTTTGTTATCGCCaaggaaagtaaataaaaggATTATTCTAATGCACAGATTGCGATGTTATGTCTATACAAAAATTAGTCATTGCTTATCGTACTATTTTTGTATGATATACTGtataattgcttttttttttagtaaccatatatatatatatatatatatatatatatatatatatatatatatatatatatacatacatacatacatacacacacacacacacacacacacacacacacacacacacacacacacacacacacacacacacacacacacacacacacacacagttgaagtcagaattattagcccccctgtttaactGGGcggtttatttttattctttcacAGACGACTCTTGGCAGTATGATGAGTGTGTACAGTGAAGCGGGAGACTATGACCATGTGGAAGTGAGTGGAGAAATCGTCTTCTCTCTCAGTTATGATGAACCCAGCCAAAGCCTGTCTGTCATGGTCCATGAGTGTAAAGGACTGGCTTACGCTGATCCAGCAAAAAAGAAGTGCAACCCGTAAGTGGGCCTCCACACAGCCTGCGCTGAGTGATTTCCAAGTGATTTCCTGAAAGGGTCTCAGTTCTTTACCATCTTCCAAGAATAATAATTTTCCACCCTGAATCCTACCATTGCGTTTCCCCAGTACAGAAGGGAAATCACTCACTTTAGAAGGCTGCTAAACTCCTATGATTGCTTAATTTCTTTTCTCAGATACGTAAAGGCTTACCTCCTTCCAGACAAGAGCAAGAAGAAAACCTCAATCAAACATAACAACATCAATCCCAGTTTTAAGGAAACACTGAAGGTATTTTAATGAAATGCATTGATTCCACAGCAAAGCTAAACTCTTTTATCATTTAAGTCTTTATCATTCCAAGCTTAGAAAATGAACTAAAGCTTTTACAGCTGAGTCACTATGTAGTCTATATACTGTGCTTTAATGGCAGGTAATTAAAACACTGCAAACTTAACATCTGGTTTTGAATGGGCTTTATATTGACACACAAGATAAGTACCTTGTTATCGCAGAGTCACAGCGAGACAAATATTAGTTCTTTCTTATGCTTACCCCATGTTAATCTAGAGTAAACAACATGCGCagtttacaaaatataaaactaaactcttacatggcaacatcttaatttaaaaaaaaaaacatttaatcatgacAAGCTGTCTTGTGCTTGTTTGCTTTAGTATTCCATCAGCCGCACCCAGCTGATGACTCGCACGCTTCAACTCTCAGTTTGGCACTACGACCGATTTGGCCACAATGCGTTTCTGGGTGAGGTTGAGGTTCTAATGGATAGCTATGATATTGACTCTGCACATGAAGAGTGCATGGCCCTTAGAGGAAAGGTAATCAACTTATATGGTTCTTCTGATTCCACAGAAATACATCACTCTGTTCATCTTATACTTctacttctttttttcttgttcataGGCAGTACCCCAGTCATTATTATCTCCATTTGATCAGTACAAAGGAGAGCTGGTCATTTCATTGAAGTACGTTACACCAAATGCCCCAAATGCAGAGGACTCTAAAGGGAAAGGTAAGggaaataactgaaaaaaaaaaaaaacatgtattaaaaAATCTCTACTTAATAAGAATTCTTAAGGGAGCACAGCAGTCTGGTTCTGGATGATTTATttcacctattttacccccttttcaagatttaagataagtcttttgtgtctccaaaaagtttcagctcaaaaaccccatcagattatttattatacctttcagaagtttGAAATTTACTTCTGTAAACATTATGTAGCTGTTTATGTGGCCTGTGCAtttaatgctggttctcctcgcccaccgttcccacatgcctgtcagagtgtgcctcaatctctccctgtgtcagataaacagcacagtgacagacatgaaggaagcagatctcgtgCATCGTTTTTGAGAAATACTACAGCAAGAAATTtcacaatgattatttgatgtatttgttgtggagttaattcaagcctctctgcaacgatgagtcacacacaaagtcattacaaagttcacgcaaacgtaggtgccctttaaattcccAACAGGACATTGATTTTAAGCAATAATTGGCAAACCTTTAAAGAAAGGCCTGCTATAACCTCAACAGTTGTTAATCCATTTCAACTGTTCATACTAACTTATTTTACAGATGTTTAATAGTCAAATTTGTTCATGATGCTGTCCAGAAAGTTCCTCAAATCAGAGTATGAGTAAAGCAAGACAAACATGTTTAACTCTGTTTGCTCACATGAAGCACTCCAAATGATGTAATCATGTCATAAAtagtgcataaaataaatatattatgaacctgtattattaaaatgatataaattAAGCTACTGGAACCAGCACTGCTAAAAAAGAAGGCAGGAACTAATGCATTGACatgcaaaaacattaaaatcCATGGAAAATTTCCAttgcacatttatttttgtaagtccttatttattttgtgtgtgtgtgtgtgtgtgtgtgtgtgtgtgtgtgtgtgtgtgtgtgtgtgtatgtgtgtgtgtatgtgtatatatatataattttaataggtTCTTAAGATAATTGATTATAAATGCTCTTGCAAAATATTGTCATGTTAAGAAGTAAAATGTGGATTCAAGTTGCATCACTAGTAAGAATCTGTATTTTTAGGAGTGTGCCTGGTTTTTACTTTGTGTACTTTTTGTCTAATAGGGAAAAAGAGCAAACCTGCTGATGGTTCTGAGTTACACGTGTTGATCAAAGAAGCCAAAAATCTGACAGCCTTGAAAGCTGGAGGCACATGTGATTCATTTGTGAAAGGGTATGCAAACATCTGTTTCATCACCTCCGCTaaagtttttgtttgtgtatttctaCTAATACCTCTGCCAATCATTCTATCCCTCAGGTATCTGCTGCCATCAAAGAGCAAGTCCTCCTCCAAGAAGAAAACTCCAGTGGTGAAAAAGACAAAGAGCCCAAATTACAACCACACATTTGTGTACAACAACCTGAGTCTGGATGAGCTAAAGGACATGTGTCTGGAGCTCACTGTCTGGGACAGAGAGACCCTGTCCAGCAATGATTTCCTGGGAGGAGTTCGTCTCAGCTTGGGAGCAGGTAAGGACATCTTTGAATAAGTTCACTAATCCAGTAATGGAAATTGACTGTATTTACTTCTCCCATGAGTCTCGAAATGTCCTGTACACACAATAGCTTACAATAGAGGCGTGATGTTGTCAAGTCCATCTTGTTTCTAGTTTCTAGAAGTGACCATCACCTCTAACCACAGCGTCAGTAAATATCAAAAATATTAAATGggcttcacaaaaaaaaatggttGTGAGTTCTGAAAATTTCAGCTGTCGTTTAAGCTTGCTAGAGGTCTTTACAGTGTTTAGGTCCCTAAATTCAGCAAGTGCCTCAGACACGAATTGCATATAAAAGTAATAGTTTGCATCTCAGATGATTTCAAATAAATGTGCTTTTTCTAAATTAAACTGATAAGATTTATAAAAGTGAGGATGAGTGGCTGACAGTTGAAAGATCCCATTTTGTCCCTCTCATAATTTACCAATCTGTGTGTGAACATAAAGAGTTTACACCTGTgtgaacatacatttttaaagggctagttcacccagacagttctgtcattaattactccaCATCATGTCGTTCCAATCCTCTgtccttcattcatcttcagaacacaaatgaaaatattttagattaaatctgagagctccctcatctttCATAAGGAGCAACCAAAAACACTGACAAAACCTTCCAAATGggttcagtggttcaactgtaatcatacaaatctccaaaaacaaaataaaaactgtttgccAATGTCTTCTCTCCCACATCAGGTCATCAGGGTGCACATTTACTGCAGGCAGTCTGACATATTGCTATTAGagtcagcagtgcaacacacaagcAACATAATGTCTGTAGTAAATGTGCactatgaaatgaaatgaaagacattagccatgtttccatccacctgtttcttgctcattttggatatgtgcataaaataatgGTTGAAGGAAACGCAAAGATGCacattcattttgaaaatgtgcataaaaacatatgcacaaCCGAGTAGGAAACTTTATTTGGTaagaaaaatattcataaactacgatggaaacacttttaccgaacaaattagattgtgcgcattaaaaaagtcatgtgattttgctataagagatcatgtgatgataaaatgtgtgtgaatagacaaaAGCAGCTGGCAcaatgtaaaacatctgaaatgttgttttggtcattctaaaatgcctaaCGGTCTCAGTATTAGTGTTAATATGCATTCAAAAACGGCATTGTGTGTCTtatgaggcgcaagtcatttattaaatgaagaaaagattcacgcaacTATTACTAacacagcaaattccgtttttactgttgatatttggcaccagttaatcaagAAGTGACTGAAAgaagattttgttctctttgactcgttggatttaaaagctgctttatttgcatgtcttttatgcgatattcctgttttgcacataaatttaattagcattttttgatgaaaacatagctagtgacttgtatttttacagatgtttttggcgcacaaaaatgttcttggaacttcataCTGTATGAGTAAAGTTGAACCACTGACGTCACAAGGAATGtttgtacattttgttttgttcctATTCTGGACTTCGAAGGTCTCAGGAGCATTGGTGTCTATGGATGATGAAAGAGTTCATTTATGTCCTAGGTGATTAGAACAACATTAGtgtgtaattaataacagaagcttcatttttgggtgaactaaccctttaaatatcTGATCACAACTGGTCAACCAAAATGCAATACCATGTGCTCTTGGTGTAAAAATGCCTTTATATGTGGCTCTTGCGACTACTTGTGTTCGGGTTTTAAACTTTCTTCTTGCGTTGCTGAGTCGAAATCATAGGTCTCTGTAAATTGCACAATTGTGTAGCTTTATATTTTTTGGAAATTTAAATGCAACTTGTGATCCTTTTAATGCATCTTTGCTGAAATTAAGTCATCTGAAACTGATGTCTGCGCAGTGACAGTGAAGGAGGGAAAGGAGGAGTGGATGGCCGACTCTACAGGTGAGGAGATTTTGCTGTGGAAAAAGATGATGCAGTACCCAGACTCTTGGGCAGAGGGCACTCTTCCCCTGCGCTCATCCATGGGAAAGGGCAAGTAAGGACATTGCGCAACACCTCCCAAATCATGATCAGGACAGGGGGTTACACATTCCACAACGTTTATGTGTAGCTCTGTTGCAGCTGTGCAATACAAGATCATTAATGCATCACAGTATAAAAAAAGAATTCAAGAGTTTTTAGAGATTTTATATTTGAAGCATTTCAGAtggtttaaaaataatgaaatgaaaaagtgAAGTGTGTGTatctgaattttatttatttcccatAAATGTTGTATCAGAATTGTTGTTTTCAGGTACATCATCATTCTAATGatgttcttaaaaatattttagttcagtttaaaTGTGATGTATAGCTCAGAATCTTTGA is from Danio rerio strain Tuebingen ecotype United States chromosome 14, GRCz12tu, whole genome shotgun sequence and encodes:
- the sytl4 gene encoding synaptotagmin-like protein 4 (The RefSeq protein has 3 substitutions compared to this genomic sequence), whose protein sequence is MVQNMEINVSFLTDSEQEFILEVLRRDEDLRHLEDLRVKKLKAEFLDIRRKGAKRGSGKYSERSCGRCQEPLSLLSGSGSQCRSCKHQVCKKCQSVRPNGSWVCTVCAKEIDLKMSTGDWFFDERVNRFSSAPGHDLVRVSLRKRPLSKKHETAGEILLNKVELNTSQAAPVPKPRLKDIALANKSSLLEGEEGQQSDTESIEKASLDSDHAETKFSHSTPQMQRKEELRANSPEDCAVSILMSTVNSDSTATIETASLIHHMNACSDSLRDVDGLFKKSVRRVHKLSEIKPASTLDLREDASENTTPSMGDRSKSVPGLNADDDEEEEDIDNLVNIHRQKFGSSMGSLGGSRTTLGSMMSVYSEAGDYDHVEVSGEIVFSLSYDEPSQSLSVMVHECKGLAYADPAKKKCNPYVKAYLLPDKSKKKTSIKHNNINPSFKETLKYSISRTQLMTRTLQLSVWHYDRFGHNAFLGEVEVLMDSYDIDSAHEECMALRGKAVPQSLLSPFDQYKGELVISLKYVTPNAPNAEDSKGKGKKSKPADGSELHVLIKEAKNLTALKAGGTCDSFVKGYLLPSKSKSSSKKKTPVVKKTKSPNYNHTFVYNNLSLDELKDMCLELTVWDRETLSSNDFLGGVRLSLGAVTVKEGKEEWMADSTGEEILLWKKMMQYPDSWAEGTLPLRSSMGKGK
- the sytl4 gene encoding synaptotagmin-like protein 4 isoform X1, whose amino-acid sequence is MVQNMEINVSFLTDSEQEFILEVLRRDEDLRHLEDLRVKKLKAEFLDIRRKGAKRGSGKYSERSCGRCQEPLSLLSGSGSQCRSCKHQVCKKCQSVRPNGSWVCTVCAKEIDLKMSTGDWFFDERVNRFSSAPGHDLVRVSLRKRPLSKKHETAGEILLNKVELNPSQAAPVPKPRLKDIALANKSSLLEDEEGQQSDTESIEKASLDSDHAETKFSHSTPQMQRKEELRANSPEDCAVSILMSTVNSDSTATIETASLIHHMNACSDSLRDVDGLFKKSVRRVHKLSEIKPASTLDLREDASENTTPSMGDRSKSVPGLNADDEEEEEDIDNLVNIHRQKFGSSMGSLGGSRTTLGSMMSVYSEAGDYDHVEVSGEIVFSLSYDEPSQSLSVMVHECKGLAYADPAKKKCNPYVKAYLLPDKSKKKTSIKHNNINPSFKETLKYSISRTQLMTRTLQLSVWHYDRFGHNAFLGEVEVLMDSYDIDSAHEECMALRGKAVPQSLLSPFDQYKGELVISLKYVTPNAPNAEDSKGKGKKSKPADGSELHVLIKEAKNLTALKAGGTCDSFVKGYLLPSKSKSSSKKKTPVVKKTKSPNYNHTFVYNNLSLDELKDMCLELTVWDRETLSSNDFLGGVRLSLGAVTVKEGKEEWMADSTGEEILLWKKMMQYPDSWAEGTLPLRSSMGKGK